Proteins encoded together in one Ipomoea triloba cultivar NCNSP0323 chromosome 4, ASM357664v1 window:
- the LOC116016681 gene encoding uncharacterized protein LOC116016681 isoform X1, which produces MENEVIASADRPTVMVTNDDGIDAPGLRALVRVLISTDRFNVLVCAPDSEKSAVSNSITWRNALPVKRVDISGATAFAVGGTPADCTSLGISKALFSSVPDLVISGINMGSNCGYHIVYSGTVAGAREAFFNNIPSVSLSYDWVGGKSNVDDFTLAAEACIPIISAIVAEIKSKTYPVNCFLNVDVPTDVLNHKGYRLTKQGKSIVKMGWMEVTPGTQGGKMLSTMTMEQNSSETVEPSNLSTQREHLLFKREVRGAQVDNGDTDYYYLQQGYITVTPLGALSNADADGVEFFKEWLASVSEHISSKL; this is translated from the exons ATGGAGAATGAAGTGATAGCCTCCGCTGATCGGCCGACTGTGATGGTAACGAACGACGACGGAATCGATGCTCCTGGCTTGAGAGCTCTCGTTCGTGTCCTTATATCCACCGATCGCTTCAATGTCCTTGTTTGCGCTCCTGACTC GGAAAAGTCAGCTGTTAGTAATAGCATTACATGGCGTAATGCTCTCCCTGTTAAGCGAGTGGATATTAGTGGTGCAACAGCCTTTGCGGTTGGTG GAACTCCAGCTGATTGCACTTCCTTGGGAATCTCTAAAGCTCTCTTCTCTTCAGTTCCTGATCTG GTTATCAGTGGTATTAATATGGGCAGCAATTGTGGCTATCACAT TGTATACTCAGGGACAGTTGCTGGTGCCCGAGAGGCTTTCTTCAACAACATTCCTTCTGTTTCTTTATCATATGACTG GGTTGGTGGAAAGAGCAATGTTGATGACTTCACACTAGCTGCTGAAGCTTGCATACCCATCATTAGTGCAATAGTGGCTGAAATCAAGAGTAAAACTTATCCAGTAAATTGTTTTCTGAATGTAGATGTTCCAACAGATGTTCTCAATCACAAG GGTTATCGGCTTACCAAGCAAGGCAAAAGTATTGTCAAAATGGGATGGATGGAAGTTACTCCTGGAACACAAGGTGGGAAAATGCTATCCACCATGACAATGGAGCAGAATTCATCGGAAACTGTAGAACCAAGTAACTTGAGCACCCAACGTGAACATCTTTTATTCAAGAGAGAA GTCAGGGGAGCACAAGTTGACAATGGTGATACAGACTATTATTATCTTCAACAAGGATAT ATAACTGTTACTCCCCTTGGCGCTTTATCTAATGCTGATGCAGATGGCGTGGAATTCTTCAAAGAATGGTTGGCAAGTGTGAGTGAACACATTTCTTCTAAACTTTAA
- the LOC116015291 gene encoding 50S ribosomal protein L28, chloroplastic, which produces MAASTAIVSVGGPALGRHFKAPASKSTAALFSIKKQQEELGFIASQLSGIKISYNHCQIPTPISAPLRPSLQPIARRVCPFTGKKANKANKVSHSNHKTKRLQFVNLQYKKLWWEAGKRYVKLRLSTKALKTIEKNGLDAVAKKAGIDLSKE; this is translated from the exons ATGGCAGCATCAACGGCAATAGTGAGCGTGGGAGGACCGGCGTTGGGGCGCCACTTCAAGGCGCCAGCCTCCAAATCGACGGCGGCTCTATTCTCAATCAAGAAGCAGCAGGAGGAGCTAGGGTTTATAGCTTCGCAGTTGAGTGGTATCAAGATTTCGTACAACCACTGTCAGATTCCAACTCCAATCTCCGCTCCTCTCCGTCCCTCTCTACAACCCATTGCTC GCAGAGTGTGTCCCTTCACAGGGAAGAAGGCCAACAAGGCAAACAAAGTTTCTCATTCAAACCACAAGACAAAAAGGTTGCAATTTGTgaaccttcaatacaaaaagcTTTGGTGGGAAGCTGGGAAGCGTTATGTGAAACTGCGCCTGTCAACAAAGGCGTTAAAGACAATAGAAAAGAACGGACTTGATGCTGTTGCTAAGAAGGCTGGAATCGATCTCAGCAAAGAATAG
- the LOC116016681 gene encoding uncharacterized protein LOC116016681 isoform X2 produces the protein MENEVIASADRPTVMVTNDDGIDAPGLRALVRVLISTDRFNVLVCAPDSEKSAVSNSITWRNALPVKRVDISGATAFAVGGTPADCTSLGISKALFSSVPDLVISGINMGSNCGYHIVYSGTVAGAREAFFNNIPSVSLSYDWVGGKSNVDDFTLAAEACIPIISAIVAEIKSKTYPVNCFLNVDVPTDVLNHKGYRLTKQGKSIVKMGWMEVTPGTQGGKMLSTMTMEQNSSETVEPSNLSTQREHLLFKREVRGAQVDNGDTDYYYLQQGYITVTPLGALSNADADGVEFFKEWLASVKSSPN, from the exons ATGGAGAATGAAGTGATAGCCTCCGCTGATCGGCCGACTGTGATGGTAACGAACGACGACGGAATCGATGCTCCTGGCTTGAGAGCTCTCGTTCGTGTCCTTATATCCACCGATCGCTTCAATGTCCTTGTTTGCGCTCCTGACTC GGAAAAGTCAGCTGTTAGTAATAGCATTACATGGCGTAATGCTCTCCCTGTTAAGCGAGTGGATATTAGTGGTGCAACAGCCTTTGCGGTTGGTG GAACTCCAGCTGATTGCACTTCCTTGGGAATCTCTAAAGCTCTCTTCTCTTCAGTTCCTGATCTG GTTATCAGTGGTATTAATATGGGCAGCAATTGTGGCTATCACAT TGTATACTCAGGGACAGTTGCTGGTGCCCGAGAGGCTTTCTTCAACAACATTCCTTCTGTTTCTTTATCATATGACTG GGTTGGTGGAAAGAGCAATGTTGATGACTTCACACTAGCTGCTGAAGCTTGCATACCCATCATTAGTGCAATAGTGGCTGAAATCAAGAGTAAAACTTATCCAGTAAATTGTTTTCTGAATGTAGATGTTCCAACAGATGTTCTCAATCACAAG GGTTATCGGCTTACCAAGCAAGGCAAAAGTATTGTCAAAATGGGATGGATGGAAGTTACTCCTGGAACACAAGGTGGGAAAATGCTATCCACCATGACAATGGAGCAGAATTCATCGGAAACTGTAGAACCAAGTAACTTGAGCACCCAACGTGAACATCTTTTATTCAAGAGAGAA GTCAGGGGAGCACAAGTTGACAATGGTGATACAGACTATTATTATCTTCAACAAGGATAT ATAACTGTTACTCCCCTTGGCGCTTTATCTAATGCTGATGCAGATGGCGTGGAATTCTTCAAAGAATGGTTGGCAAGT GTTAAGAGCTCCCCCAACTAG